The Pagrus major chromosome 1, Pma_NU_1.0 genome includes the window ACCGGAGAAATAACACTGGGTGGACAACCCCGATATAGCACTCGACACAGATGAAGCATTGGAAGAGAGGACGGCCTGTTAACAGAAGGCCGCGTGAGAACATGAAGGCTTCGAAATAGAGGAACACTTTCAGCCGATCGAAAACAAAATACCATGCAGTggataaagagaaaaagatctcagacagagccaggttgagagaaagaaagtctGAAGCCAAAGTTTCTCTGGGTCCTGTCAGTATCAGCCACATGACATAACCATTCAAAGGAAGACCCATGACGTTGTTGATTGAAGCTGACCCAATGGTTAAGCCCACATAGAATGTAAAGGTGTTGTTCATTTTGTGactgtaaaaaagaagaagagacattttcatgaaatgtaatgtttcatCGATCAGTTAGGGCTTGTTACAAAAAAGAACACACAAGAAAGCATAATTCTTTGACAACAGCAAACCTTTACAGTAATTTGAGAGGCCATTTACAGCAATGAcatacatcacacaattcaacAAACTTTGACTCAAACCTGGTACAGAGTTGAACAGCGTCTGGAGTTCAGGTCAGGCAGCAGTGAGGTGATGATATGAAGTGACACACAGATAGGCTTGCAGGCTCCTGTTACATGGTTTGCTGTTGACATAATCAAATACACTACAAACACAACAATCATTAAACAGGCTGAAAAATGGAAATCATTTCAAATAACAAAAGGAGTTCTCAAAATAAGGACCATTACCTTTAAAACCTGTTTCCAGGCTGTGCCCTGCTGTTTGCCCAATGCTGGGATAGATGGCCACCACTGTGACCCTGTACAGGTCAACAGAATGGATGTCTGTCTACGAGCAGGTTATTGTATATTAATTCAAAATGCAAGTTCATTTCACTTACATAAGATCATTTTTTCCTCAACTCACCTATGCctagcagtgatggaaagtaactatgTTACTCAGCTACTCTAattaaaacaactaaaaaggAACCTTAGGTTTATGATAATGCTGGTGGCCCCGTGGAGAAAAGGAGTATTAGAATCACCACCATCTCTTGTTGTAAAGGTTTTGATCTTGCTcccacacatttgttttgaaagcaacTTAAGAAGCCATATTGGTGATGCTagttctttcttttgtttgcaggatgcatagtGATGATGAGGCAATGTGtgctgtatgtatactgtgaaTGAGTGGGCTAGGAGAAGGCTCCAGATCAGGACGAGAAGGAACCGCTGGAGCAGGACCATCAGCATCACCTGGGTGGACGGGGGAGTCATCacggctgtggttgttgtggctTATGTGGGGCTGAGGCGGCTCCTTCcaagtctctgctgcagctacagACCACCACTTCAGCCCAGGGCGACTGGTGGTTCGGTGTGATGAAAGATGTTGTTAAGGTGGTGGTAGGTGGGTCAGATGCCGCTACTATATTGCATGTATGAAATGTGATAGTTTGATTCTTTCTGGGTATGTTACTTAAATTATGACATATGAACGTTAACTATGTGATGATGTTGTCAGTGTACGTGAAGGATGGTCATACTTAATGCAATgtgatgtttgtcttttatgtCATTAGAGATGTAATACTGAATGTTGCGATTAAAAATGCTACGATACTGTCGTGGGACTGTGACGATATCTATCAACTTATCATGTGGCTATGTTGCTTGTATCATCAAGGATCTAACAAGGGAAATCAGTATGAATGCATTCTACTATCTCTCATTGTCACTGCattgttctgtttgaacagcaggCATACTGCTCAAAAAGACAGACCTGTTCTCATAAGACCTGCCCTTCTGATTGGTTGCTTTCTTTGGTTTGGTTCTCAATGCTTGACTCGAACTATGAGCTCACACAGAAGCTCCGTTGATGTCTGCTTTCAGTGGTGCTTGAACTGTAGTAGCACTCTGACCTCTTCACTCCAACCTCTTCACACCGAcctcttcacactgacctcttcaCTCACTCTCACAGCTACTTTTTGCTGCAAGAGTGATTCTAGGCTCATTAGGTGGAGAAGCAGGGCGGGTTGCTCCCGGCTTGACATGCCGCTGCCCCACCACCTGGCCTTCTGCTTCGCCTAACGAGGCCAAggcactgcagctgcaacagccaggtggtggtggagtgattgctgctggctgctgtattgttttatAATTGGACATCGTCCAATCATTCATTGGCAAAGACAATTCATGGCTACTTTTTACACATGCATAGGTCATGGCCGgcaacttttattttactatagaAGGAAAGCAGAAAGACATTAGTTTTATTGTCATTACTATTTgttgttaaaaagtaaaatacaaaaaaagtgaCCCTAATCTAATTTTATACTTCTATTCCATTCAACATGTGGATTGCTGCCACAGAAATACATGTAAGCTGTTTTGTAAAATCTATATACTGTGATTATTTTGCACTTATTTTGTTTAATACAGCAGCTGCCAACATTTCAGTTTGCTGGTTGACTGAATCCAACACCTGTACGTTTGCATGTAGAGCCTTGGCTGAGCCTGGTGTCTGTTTCATGACAAACATGTAAAGCAGTGTTGCATCTTTGGCTCATTTATCTTGCAAATCACAAGAGCTAAGCAAAGCGTGactattttttccccactgagtCACCATGACACAAGATAAGTTAATCATGTCACATTAATAGCATGGAAAACACCACATAAAGGAACAATTATGTGCATTAAGAACGTAATATGAAagaatattaattaattttgtgATGAATGAATAATTCCTCTGTTGTGTCCTGTTGGGACTCTCTGAAACACATTCAGTGTACACAAGCTTACATTTTTGCATTATGTGATATGATAAATCAAGGTGATTTAGAGAgttttacttgttgctaaagtaaacTAGTCGCTAACTGATGCTAACTGTAcctagctaccattagctagttagcctgATTAGCCGTGGAGCTAGTGCTCCTTTTAGATTACTCAGTCCAGGGGTGCCAGAAGCCAAACCTGGCAAGAAACCCATCTTCTTTGCATTTAAAGTGACATAACTGACTGAATGACATTCATAAAGATTCCTTCATGGTCACAACAGGTGTCATGCCAGTCTTATGCACACCCCAGAGGTCATTTAAGTTGAGCTTGGAGTCAAATATCCTTTTATTGGTTGGTATGTGTGGCAATGTGTTTGTAGTACATGATTACGTGTTGAGTAGATTGAATTGTTGATGCAGCTGATTGAGGGTCATAGAACATGTTATTTAACAGTGTCATGTTTATTAAGAGCGTCTGTTCAGCATGTTTATGTTAGTGTATGAATATGTAAAGAATGTGCATCCACCCATATACTGAGACTGGAGCCACACAGAAGTGACTGAGGACTGTCAGCCTCCAGGTAGGAGACACTTTATTTTAGATTGATAGAACAATAGATTATACATGGTATATCTAATTTATATACCAGTATAATATACAAGTctattgaaaaaatgacttATGGCAatgaaataatgacattttatattaagtAAGTTGTGAACAtgaaaaaatcatcaaaatagaAACAAGTTTATGACTTTTAATTTGgatttttaaacagaaaaaagtgcGTGGTGCAGTATGAATACtctcacaaataaacacatcgAGATTCTGATGATGTTATTTAAGAGACGtacagaaataaagaataatacTAGTAATTGTGTTTTGCATTACAAAGAATTTGCATGTGccatttcttatattttttaataaatgattacagaaacatttacagtatgaCCTTGACATTATTGTACATGCATTCACACCAAGAATATGTTCAGCGGCCTGGTGTTCATGTGTTTATCATTAGGAAAAAATGGACTTCTGCACCTTCAACGACACAGCTGTGACTCCACTGTTGATGTCAACTGACGAAAAGACCATGGGGACTGTGAGGATTACTCTGGAAGGAGTTGCATATGCAGCAAACCTTCTCTTTGGTCTCCCCACCAATGTCTACGTCCTGTGGCTTATAATGAGGAGAAGACGAGAAGATAGCCTCTGATTTCATCCCTCTCAACCAGACAGTTGTTGAAATCCTTCTTTGTTTCTCAGGCATTTGTTATTTCCTGGTTCGCCACCTATCGATCTGTTTCTTGACAAGACTTTTCCAGTTCTCGGCTGCATTGTTCCTTATCATGCGTCCCCTGGTGCAGAGCTTTATCTGCCTGGAACAATATCTTGCATCCGTCCATCCTGTGATATTCCTCAGGTGTAAACCTCTGAGGTACAAGGTggcctgctgctgtgtttcttgGCTGGTAGTGATTGCCATGTCCACTGTTGGCAtgccttttttatttacaaaaaggGGTTTTCTTAATGATAGTCGCTTTGTATCAGTTCTTCTTCCTGATAATGGCTTTCTGCTGCTTCTCAGTTGTCAGAGCTCTGAAACGCCCTGGGCcaggagaggggaagagggaCCAACACAGAGCTAACAGCATGAAGAAAAGGGCCTTTAATCTTATTTTGATTAATCTGGTGTATACAACTTTGTTTCAGCTCCCAGTGACAGTTTCTTCAACCTTGTTTGGAGTAATACCAACAAGCctattttttacagtttgttctTTAAATATCTGTATCTTTGTCCTAACAGGTTTAGTCCCACCTATCCTGTGTCTCTATAGGGTGGGGAAACTGTGTAGTAAATGCAATTGTCTACAAGCAGTATTTGTTAAATGTTtacaagatgtttttaaagcacTTATTATAGAGGCTATAACCAGAAACTAGTTATCAGTGAGTCATTCAACACAGCTTGatcatgtaaaaaataattggTTGAGAACATTTGTCTGAATATTAATCAATGTATTAAAATATACTCAATAGAAGATTTAATTGTTATTTTCAGTGTTAAGCGATTAAATCAATATATTTCTCTTGCGtgaaatacatatttacatatttatctGAAATCATGTTCAGTGAGCCAGTATCATCATATATTCCAGGAGCGTGCATGTATTTACATTGTTCTGCAGAATCAATATTGAACACTTGCAGTACACAGTAACTGTGGGCGCTATACCCGTCAAGATAAACTTCCCACAACttccctgtttttttaaatcttagtAAGGAGTGGGATTCTGCTTCAGCTGGCAGAGGGTAACAGAGGAGCCCACACCAAAACCAGCATACAGAGGCTCACTGAACTGAGCCTTGAACCTGTGGATAAGCTCCATCGTCTCTGATATTGAGTAGAAGGCCACGGTGTTGCCTGCATAATCCAGGTACACACCAATTCGTGTGGCCCTGGGTGCGTCAGGAAGGTCTCGGTCGACTTTGTTGTGCCAGGCGGAGTAGCCTGAGTCTGAGCAGAGGAGACTCCAAGACTTGTCGTTGTAGCCCAGCAGGCTGTGCGAATTCTTCCCCTTGCGACTGATACTCTTGTAGGCCAACCCGATGGAAAACTCCCCGCCCCACTCTGCCTCCCAGTAAAATCTGAAACCAGTCAGAGGCTCCTTGCACAACACCTGGGAGAAGCCGTCAAAGCGTTCTGGATGATCTGGGTAAAACTGGACTGCTTTCTTCCGTGTGACCCTCTGGTTCCCGTCTGACAGGACCAGCTCTTTATAGACTGTGTTTGGATCGAAGGACATCTTGCAGGAGTCTGAGCAGAGACAGCCATACATGATACACATTTTACAATTAGTTATCTTTAGACGCATCTCATTGATTGAGAGAGGAACTGTAATTCATTCATCCATGCACTTTCTGTCCGTTTTAAACCCAAAACAATATATTGTTAGTAGTCACTTTGTTTCTGGTGATAGTGATAAGCATCGAATGGACTGAACCACATACACTTTACTCACATCTTAAGAAGTCTGTCCTGGTTTTTGGCTCCTGAAAATCAACTCTGGAAGGAACTGTTTGGATATGAAAACATGGACACAATCAATTTTAATTTAGTCCTTTGTCATTgctatatatattgttttttaataaatctgtAGTGGATTACATAGTTACTTAAATTAAATGAGATAACTCATGTGTGCTAATGGTAAAGTTGAACATATAAAAGCTGACAGACACTTACCTTTGAGTCGTTTGTCACCATTTCTTGGCAAAAGTATGTACACAGGAGTTTCACTGACTGTGAAGATGATACAGCATTAGATTAGTCTGTCACTGGCCCactttacagtttttttttataaagacaTTTTGTCAGTATTATCTAGTGGACACAAACCTGTCTTGGAGATTTTGCTCAGTTCCTTCTTACAGATGTCGTCCAGATGTTCCTTCATCTCTGTGGCTGTCTTGCTCATCTCCCCAAAGGAGAACTGAGGGTTGATGAGTACTTTGGGCACCATGGCCTCAGGAGGAACACACAGGGTGGGAAAATTCTACTCAACAAGGAAGAGATGAGCTCCGTGATCCAGTCAACAAGACAGAAACCCAAACAGAAAAGTAGACTTGCTAAACAATATTTTTACAGATGGTAATGCCTTGATCTACAGTTACTGAGTATTGCCACCTAAAAAGTCGTTCCATTCCATCAATGTTACAAAATTGTTACATAAATGCTAATATTTCTTTCAGTTCTGTATGATCTTTCCGCACCTGCAGAAAGTGAATGTTGTCCTCTGTTTCAAGGATCTGCCGTAGCTCTGCATCTCTGCGCTGCAGCTCCAGTATCTCCTGCTCCAGACGGTCCACGTAGCCCTCAGCCTGCGACATCGCTGACTGCATGTTGGCCATTATCATCTGATTGATTTCGGCTTTCCAGCGCTCCACCGCCTGCAGCATTTCGTGGAACGTCTTATCGCTTTCTGCCTGTGCTCGCTGGGCAGCACTCTGAAAGGCAAAACCAGTTTGTCGAGAAGTCTTAGAAAAAGGTGCAGTGGGACATTTGATACCACCAACAGACGATGCCCATTTCCTCGAGTTGCATTATATGTACCGTTTGATCACGTTATAAGTGTAATCTTACTTTTAGTACATCCACATTATGTTtgagctcctgcagctccttcatcctctcctgAATGATGTACTGGACTTCAGACTGGGTGATTACCAAGACTTTCTGTTGGAAGAACATGACAataagaacaacaacaataacaataatagtaataataataataatctgtcGCACtttagagagagagacttcTTCTACCCCCTGATGGACTCATGTTTGTAAAATTTGCCCAGAAAGTGCCCTCtttggtagataaaacatgacaaactgcCCTCAACAATGCCTTTCCAATggacaaaatgtggtgaagtgaCCTCTCTTCATTATAAAAGTATCACGACTTTCTGCGCACTGGTGCCCAACTGCATACATCTGgtaccatttttatttttttcccccctgaaCCTCAGAtatcctgagtctgccactgtttctctcctccaaaatccaattcatgAAATTGATAGAAAGGAAAATAGAATTTTTGGGGGATTTTAAATTGATTTCATGCAGCTTCCTCAGTGCACAACAAGCCTATGTCACACATATTGACCCACAAACTATTCAGA containing:
- the ftr84 gene encoding tripartite motif-containing protein 16, whose translation is MAESNFPLPPEAYCPLCVDDLRDPVTIPCGDTFCLECIKVYWDQFDHMGVYSCPQCRATFTPRPVLKRNLPDVNHEHRRQLPELTPFPYMHRESFCDFCVGRRNKAVKSCLMCLAYYCETHVKPHYESSTFKRHKLVDETGHLDRKICPQHEKGLELFCRSDQMCICVLCTVREHRSHNITSAEEERIEKQKVLVITQSEVQYIIQERMKELQELKHNVDVLKSAAQRAQAESDKTFHEMLQAVERWKAEINQMIMANMQSAMSQAEGYVDRLEQEILELQRRDAELRQILETEDNIHFLQNFPTLCVPPEAMVPKVLINPQFSFGEMSKTATEMKEHLDDICKKELSKISKTVSETPVYILLPRNGDKRLKVPSRVDFQEPKTRTDFLRYSCKMSFDPNTVYKELVLSDGNQRVTRKKAVQFYPDHPERFDGFSQVLCKEPLTGFRFYWEAEWGGEFSIGLAYKSISRKGKNSHSLLGYNDKSWSLLCSDSGYSAWHNKVDRDLPDAPRATRIGVYLDYAGNTVAFYSISETMELIHRFKAQFSEPLYAGFGVGSSVTLCQLKQNPTPY